The following proteins are co-located in the Desulfuromonas acetexigens genome:
- a CDS encoding cytochrome c3 family protein: protein MMTKNSRSLHCTRGILLFFCGILALLLASPDNARAAREFKKKECVDCHGDFSKKYLGMKYQHPGVKNGGCQDCHLSHGIVGKLLLVEDGSKLCFRCHKQEDFNLDQKTGVHTALRRGKCASCHNPHASDSPNLLAAEGTAMCFTCHDQSRYMKKNVHGVIKEKGCLACHQPHYSAEVNLLNTAPDKLCLDCHDSKASGFKKAHGAYPVETADCTTCHDPHSSEGLQLLRGSLHSPVAEAECDSCHLPATGQNPFALQDTAEKLCLNCHDQDSMEGSGAVQHAPFQKGECLSCHDPHTSDHKTLLAGSGNDLCFQCHENISKNSRFPHAPVDSETGCRSCHAAHSASFAGLLNSREGDLCYQCHESTRKNGDKNKNQHSPFTESQCTSCHNPHGSSAEHMLAGRPDAVCYACHSGLQGEFLRSNVHKPVQSGQCTACHLGHGADNPQLLKSQGEKLCATCHDKSLFKEESATIHDPYAEGECMTCHDPHASNHEGMTTTPQNELCSSCHSDFAQRMNAASVQHEPARAGQCSGCHNPHQSKLKSLLLANSPDLCLACHDELKTKMAAEKKHSPAERDCQRCHQSHTSSLEKLLTLPLQALCAECHDAGADSFQKAHLGIAAEVMNCMKCHDPHASKDPKYFKPTMHAPFVARSCDECHIVGKE from the coding sequence ATGATGACGAAAAACTCTCGATCTTTGCATTGTACCCGGGGAATTCTGCTGTTTTTCTGCGGCATTCTTGCCCTGCTCCTGGCCTCCCCCGACAACGCTCGGGCCGCTCGGGAATTCAAGAAAAAAGAGTGCGTCGACTGCCACGGTGATTTTTCAAAAAAATACCTGGGCATGAAATACCAGCACCCGGGCGTCAAAAACGGCGGCTGTCAGGACTGCCATCTGTCCCATGGCATTGTCGGCAAACTGTTGCTGGTCGAAGACGGAAGTAAGCTCTGCTTCCGCTGCCACAAGCAGGAAGATTTCAATCTCGACCAGAAAACCGGTGTCCATACCGCCCTGCGCCGGGGGAAGTGTGCCTCCTGCCACAACCCCCATGCCTCCGACTCGCCCAATCTCCTGGCGGCCGAGGGGACGGCGATGTGCTTCACCTGCCATGATCAGAGCCGTTATATGAAAAAGAATGTTCATGGTGTGATCAAGGAGAAGGGGTGTCTTGCCTGCCATCAACCGCATTATTCCGCGGAGGTGAATCTGCTCAACACCGCCCCGGATAAACTCTGTCTCGACTGCCACGACAGCAAGGCATCAGGATTCAAGAAGGCCCATGGCGCCTATCCCGTGGAAACTGCCGACTGCACGACCTGTCATGATCCCCACAGCTCAGAGGGTCTGCAACTGCTGCGGGGGAGTCTGCACAGCCCGGTGGCCGAGGCGGAGTGCGATTCCTGCCATCTGCCTGCCACGGGCCAGAATCCTTTTGCTCTGCAGGACACCGCGGAAAAGCTCTGCCTCAACTGCCACGATCAGGATTCTATGGAAGGGAGCGGCGCGGTTCAACATGCCCCGTTCCAAAAGGGCGAGTGCCTCTCCTGCCATGACCCGCATACCTCGGACCATAAGACTCTTCTGGCCGGCTCAGGCAATGACCTCTGTTTTCAGTGTCATGAAAACATCAGCAAAAACAGCCGCTTCCCCCATGCTCCGGTCGACAGCGAAACGGGCTGTCGTTCCTGTCACGCCGCCCATTCAGCGTCCTTCGCAGGGCTGCTGAACAGCCGCGAGGGGGATCTGTGCTACCAATGCCACGAAAGCACGCGCAAAAACGGGGATAAAAACAAGAATCAACACAGCCCCTTCACGGAAAGTCAGTGTACCAGTTGTCACAACCCCCACGGGTCGAGCGCGGAGCACATGCTGGCGGGGCGTCCCGACGCCGTCTGCTATGCCTGCCATTCCGGGCTGCAAGGGGAGTTTCTTCGTTCCAACGTCCATAAACCGGTGCAGAGCGGACAATGTACGGCCTGTCACCTGGGCCACGGCGCGGATAATCCCCAGTTGCTCAAATCCCAGGGGGAAAAACTCTGTGCGACCTGTCATGACAAGAGCCTGTTCAAGGAGGAATCGGCGACGATTCACGACCCTTATGCGGAAGGCGAGTGCATGACCTGTCACGATCCCCATGCCAGCAATCACGAAGGGATGACGACCACGCCGCAGAACGAGCTCTGCTCTTCCTGCCACAGCGACTTCGCGCAGCGGATGAATGCCGCCTCGGTGCAGCATGAACCGGCTCGTGCCGGTCAGTGCAGCGGCTGTCACAACCCGCACCAGTCCAAGCTCAAATCGCTGCTTCTGGCCAACAGTCCCGACCTCTGTCTGGCCTGCCATGACGAACTGAAAACCAAGATGGCCGCAGAAAAGAAACATTCCCCGGCGGAACGGGATTGCCAGCGCTGTCACCAATCCCACACCTCCAGCCTGGAGAAGTTGCTGACCCTGCCTCTTCAGGCCTTGTGCGCCGAGTGTCACGATGCCGGGGCCGACTCGTTCCAGAAAGCGCATCTAGGGATTGCCGCCGAAGTGATGAACTGCATGAAATGTCACGACCCGCACGCTTCGAAAGATCCTAAATATTTCAAACCGACTATGCATGCTCCTTTCGTCGCCAGATCGTGCGATGAGTGTCACATTGTTGGAAAGGAGTAA
- a CDS encoding cytochrome c3 family protein has translation MRLRKILTIVFLAGLCLSFIATVAGAEGPFKLKPGAGGKLCLSCHAAFSGKLNAKHVHTPLAKGECSGCHNPHASNHGMLLSGDANAICYNCHDSVVPTGAKSVHQVVGEGKCVACHDPHSSENPANLLRGGSALCFECHKELGEKIASNKFGHSPVKKDCLGCHTPHASAENTGLLTKQDPALCLDCHKTDGATFKKKHMNYPVEQARCSTCHDPHGSNSGAILADHVHAPIKNQMCSQCHNEPESAQPFAVKKSSFELCQGCHYEMVNTAFGKNRLHWPLVDKTGCINCHTPHASSEPGLLKDKMLVVCGQCHADTLARQERSQTKHQPIHDGECTVCHSPHASDNVFLQKEASSIASCAQCHDWQTHSSHPLGDEVVDPRNRNLSLDCLSCHRTHGTEYVKFLYYSDVQTLCVQCHTKYRR, from the coding sequence ATGAGACTTCGGAAGATCCTCACCATCGTATTTCTGGCCGGGCTGTGCCTTAGCTTCATTGCAACCGTTGCCGGCGCGGAAGGCCCGTTCAAGCTCAAGCCGGGGGCCGGCGGCAAACTCTGCCTGAGCTGTCATGCGGCGTTCAGCGGCAAGTTGAATGCCAAGCATGTTCATACCCCCCTGGCGAAAGGGGAGTGCTCGGGCTGCCATAACCCCCATGCCTCGAACCACGGCATGTTGTTGTCCGGGGATGCCAATGCGATCTGCTACAACTGCCACGACAGTGTGGTGCCGACCGGCGCGAAAAGCGTGCATCAGGTGGTCGGCGAAGGGAAGTGCGTCGCCTGCCACGATCCCCATTCGTCCGAGAATCCGGCGAACCTCCTCCGGGGCGGCAGCGCCCTCTGCTTCGAGTGCCACAAGGAGTTGGGAGAAAAAATCGCCTCCAATAAGTTTGGACACAGCCCGGTGAAGAAGGACTGCCTCGGCTGCCACACCCCTCACGCCTCGGCAGAGAATACCGGGCTGTTGACCAAACAAGACCCTGCCTTGTGCCTCGACTGCCACAAGACCGATGGCGCCACCTTCAAGAAAAAACACATGAACTACCCGGTTGAGCAGGCCCGGTGCAGCACCTGCCACGACCCCCATGGCTCCAATTCCGGAGCGATTCTGGCGGATCACGTGCATGCGCCGATCAAAAACCAGATGTGTTCTCAGTGCCACAACGAACCGGAATCCGCCCAGCCTTTCGCAGTGAAAAAATCAAGTTTCGAACTCTGCCAAGGGTGTCACTACGAGATGGTCAACACCGCCTTCGGCAAAAACCGCCTGCACTGGCCGCTGGTGGACAAAACCGGCTGCATCAACTGCCACACCCCCCACGCCTCGTCCGAGCCGGGGCTGCTCAAAGACAAGATGCTGGTCGTCTGCGGCCAATGCCATGCCGATACTTTGGCTCGGCAGGAACGGTCACAGACCAAACATCAGCCGATCCACGATGGGGAGTGCACGGTCTGCCATTCCCCGCACGCCTCGGACAATGTCTTTTTGCAAAAAGAGGCTTCCTCTATCGCCAGCTGTGCCCAATGCCACGATTGGCAGACCCATTCCAGCCACCCGCTCGGCGACGAAGTCGTTGATCCGCGGAATCGGAATCTCTCTCTCGATTGTCTCAGCTGTCACCGAACCCATGGCACGGAATATGTGAAGTTTCTTTACTATTCGGATGTCCAGACGCTTTGCGTTCAATGCCATACGAAGTATCGGAGATAA
- a CDS encoding peptidyl-prolyl cis-trans isomerase, with translation MKKILALFAAVLLFPVIVPPVFGFAGGGAATAPAAPVITEPMKELTIPLRQEGSKEILQVPLFSAEHANLPVATVDGEAISLQEFALELAAMHTDMGGGEKPGKQSFTSLLDRLISIKLAGKEAMNIGFDRTPEVQNQLENFALKAMIQQLLAAQIKDLEVSPEEVEEMYRQMALEAKLLTYRFFDEAEAAALLTTYREGGDFKKLADKAVAAGKAEGGEKPEYTRLNDLFPAVAKAVFAMEKGDVSEVFKAEKGFLVFRLEDQRVFEDAEIRTLAAERVYQRLSQKTQMDYLKSLEEKYVVFYPQGQDALNFAHIAEEKPNAKGTEIFAVLTKDQSPVATLNDGKETVTITVGEIAKKLEATMYHGTDRAIDAASLDKQKETILWNRLVAVSGRMEARAQGIDKSPELQAQLEKFKERVLFDAFMAKAVVPGIKVPEDEVKKYYYNHLEDYSSPLMVKLQSLVFTSEKGAREAIRKLQAGSDFKWVSANTSGQADADDKELLKFDGNLLTVTALPESLHHDVEVAKPGDSCYYAGPGDLHYAVMVESIFPPKAQTYEEVRQEVGKIVYAQMINDALAEWVEKLKDAYKTKIYLVQENL, from the coding sequence ATGAAAAAGATTCTTGCCCTGTTCGCAGCCGTTCTTCTGTTCCCCGTTATCGTCCCGCCGGTTTTCGGATTCGCCGGCGGTGGTGCGGCAACCGCCCCTGCGGCACCGGTCATCACGGAACCGATGAAGGAATTGACCATCCCTCTTCGGCAGGAAGGGTCGAAGGAGATCCTTCAGGTTCCGCTCTTCTCGGCAGAACACGCCAACCTCCCTGTCGCTACCGTCGATGGCGAAGCGATCAGCCTGCAGGAATTCGCCCTGGAGCTCGCCGCTATGCACACCGACATGGGCGGCGGCGAAAAACCCGGCAAACAGAGCTTCACCTCCCTGCTCGATCGGTTGATCTCGATCAAGCTGGCGGGGAAGGAAGCCATGAATATCGGCTTTGACCGGACTCCGGAGGTGCAAAACCAACTGGAGAACTTTGCCCTGAAAGCGATGATTCAGCAGTTGCTGGCGGCTCAGATCAAGGATCTTGAGGTTTCTCCGGAAGAGGTCGAAGAAATGTATCGGCAGATGGCCCTTGAAGCCAAGTTGCTGACCTATCGTTTCTTCGATGAGGCGGAGGCCGCAGCCCTGCTGACCACCTACCGTGAGGGCGGCGACTTCAAGAAGCTGGCGGACAAGGCGGTCGCCGCCGGCAAGGCCGAAGGGGGAGAAAAACCCGAATATACCCGTCTTAACGACCTCTTTCCGGCGGTGGCCAAAGCGGTTTTCGCGATGGAAAAGGGGGATGTCAGCGAAGTATTCAAGGCCGAAAAAGGGTTTCTGGTTTTTCGTCTGGAGGACCAGAGGGTTTTTGAAGATGCCGAAATCCGGACTCTGGCGGCGGAGCGTGTTTATCAGCGATTGTCGCAGAAGACGCAGATGGACTATCTGAAGTCCCTGGAAGAGAAGTATGTCGTCTTTTATCCGCAAGGGCAGGACGCGTTGAACTTCGCCCACATCGCCGAGGAAAAGCCCAACGCCAAGGGTACCGAGATTTTTGCTGTTCTGACCAAAGATCAAAGTCCGGTGGCCACCTTGAACGACGGCAAGGAAACGGTGACGATCACCGTCGGCGAGATCGCCAAAAAGCTTGAAGCGACCATGTACCACGGCACCGACCGCGCCATCGATGCGGCCAGCCTGGACAAACAGAAGGAGACGATTCTCTGGAACCGGCTGGTGGCGGTTTCCGGGCGCATGGAAGCGCGCGCCCAGGGGATCGACAAGTCCCCGGAACTGCAAGCGCAGCTGGAAAAGTTCAAGGAACGGGTGCTGTTCGATGCGTTCATGGCCAAAGCCGTGGTTCCGGGGATCAAGGTTCCCGAGGATGAGGTAAAAAAATACTACTACAACCATCTCGAAGACTATTCCTCGCCGCTCATGGTGAAACTGCAGAGTCTCGTCTTCACCTCGGAGAAAGGCGCCCGCGAAGCCATCAGAAAACTCCAGGCCGGCAGTGACTTCAAATGGGTCTCTGCCAACACCAGCGGCCAGGCCGATGCGGACGATAAGGAGCTGCTCAAGTTTGACGGCAACCTGCTGACGGTGACGGCCTTACCCGAATCCTTGCACCATGACGTCGAGGTGGCCAAGCCAGGGGATTCTTGTTATTACGCCGGCCCGGGCGACCTGCATTATGCCGTGATGGTCGAATCGATTTTCCCACCCAAGGCCCAAACCTATGAAGAGGTCCGTCAGGAAGTCGGCAAAATCGTTTATGCCCAAATGATCAATGACGCCTTGGCTGAGTGGGTAGAGAAACTCAAGGACGCCTACAAGACGAAGATCTATCTGGTTCAGGAAAACCTCTGA
- a CDS encoding NHL repeat-containing protein: MRQSSIHKIIVCLLGVLVAAPVSAAKIKHQTTLYADGANLALKLPEGVACNDKSIVVADTANNRLVRYALTAQSLTPEAVFPLPEMVPLTLQTTTAGDIYLLNGKTREIVKVGRSGEVQGKVEPKGLPAPSAFVPRSFKLDSAGNIYLLDILSERVLVLDPSASYVRHLPFPEGYGFFSDLALSPQGGIYLLDSVAGALYLAAPDAQSFALLNGDLKEYVNFATSLASDGRGDLYLVDQYGSGLAVVGGDGSFKGRKFGMGWEDGQFFYPAQICINEQGTLVVADRNNNRVQVFNILED, encoded by the coding sequence ATGCGCCAATCATCCATTCATAAAATCATTGTCTGTCTTCTCGGGGTTCTCGTTGCCGCGCCGGTCTCGGCGGCAAAGATCAAGCACCAGACAACCCTCTATGCCGATGGAGCGAATCTGGCCCTCAAGCTTCCCGAGGGGGTCGCTTGTAACGACAAATCGATTGTGGTCGCCGATACGGCCAACAACCGGCTCGTGCGTTACGCCCTGACCGCGCAGAGCCTGACCCCGGAGGCGGTCTTCCCCCTGCCGGAGATGGTGCCGCTGACGCTCCAGACCACCACGGCCGGTGACATTTATCTGCTGAACGGGAAAACCCGTGAGATCGTCAAGGTCGGTCGGAGCGGGGAAGTGCAAGGAAAGGTCGAACCCAAGGGGCTGCCCGCACCCAGCGCGTTTGTCCCGCGCAGCTTCAAGCTGGACAGCGCGGGGAATATCTACCTGCTGGACATCCTCTCGGAGCGGGTTCTGGTTCTCGACCCGAGTGCGAGCTATGTTCGGCACCTCCCGTTCCCCGAGGGCTACGGCTTTTTTTCCGATCTGGCTCTGAGTCCGCAGGGGGGCATCTATCTCTTGGACAGCGTGGCCGGGGCCCTTTACCTGGCGGCCCCGGACGCCCAATCCTTTGCGTTGTTGAATGGCGACCTGAAGGAATACGTGAACTTTGCGACCAGTCTCGCGAGTGACGGCCGGGGCGACCTCTATCTGGTCGATCAGTACGGCAGCGGCTTGGCCGTGGTCGGGGGGGATGGCAGCTTCAAGGGGCGGAAATTCGGCATGGGCTGGGAAGATGGACAATTTTTCTATCCGGCACAGATCTGCATCAACGAGCAGGGAACCCTGGTCGTCGCCGACAGGAATAACAACCGGGTGCAGGTGTTCAACATCCTGGAAGACTGA